From Aspergillus fumigatus Af293 chromosome 5, whole genome shotgun sequence, a single genomic window includes:
- a CDS encoding PHO88 family protein yields MNPQVTNLAIILVMMQLAKKVPFDNPDVLFLVRCIYLASNVIILGLYMYTQSKINQKKDMTTLKYVEPAPMGSGEEPRPVTTTNMDYDKGQLRQLMKSQLMGVGMMGVMHLYFKYTNPLLIQSIIPLKSALESNLVKIHVFGKPATGDLQRPFKAANSFLSQGQVKTDKASVENAEKNFRGGVKEE; encoded by the exons ATGAATCCTCAAGT AACTAATCTGGCCATCATCCTTGTGATGATgcagctggcgaagaaggttCCCTTTGACAACCCGGatgtcctcttcctcgtccgtTGCATATACCTCGCGTCCAATGTGATCATTCTTGGACTCTACATGTATACGCAATCCAAGATCAATCAGAAGAAGG ATATGACTACTCTGAAGTACGTCGAGCCTGCCCCCATGGGCAGCGGCGAGGAGCCTCGCCCCGTGACGACCACCAACATGGATTACGACAAGGGACAACTGCGCCAATTGATGAAGTCGCAACTCATGGGAGTGGGTATGATGGGTGTCATGCACCTGTACTTTAAGTACACCAACCCCCTCCTGATCCAGTCGATCATCCCTCTGAAGAGCGCACTGGAGTCGAATCTCGTTAAGATCCATGTGTTCGGGAAGCCAGCCACTGGAGACCTACAACGTCCTTTCAAGGCCGCCAACAGCTTCCTGAGCCAGGGTCAGGTCAAGACCGACAAGGCCTCCGTCGAGAACGCCGAGAAGAACTTCCGTGGCGGTGTCAAGGAGGAGTAG
- the hdaA gene encoding histone deacetylase hdaA: MAMEQDGDTLMGEAGPHLPSGSASHGHPTSNPSMPAIPGNLNGGTDPWLAPPLLGQSMNLPLPAQLGDQHAAAPVAQAQPTVPSSAPEQSAGLSAAVTEPAKRADSIVEETSDWSEEDLGARVGLPLASLPSGLCYDVQMRYHCEVRPTADVHPEDPRRIYYIYKELCRAGLVDDPESSRPLVARPLKRIHARNATEAEISLIHTPDHFAFVESTKDMSDDELIALEHTRDSIYFNKLTFASSLLSVGGAIETCLAVATRKVKNAIAVIRPPGHHAEHDKTMGFCLFNNVSIAARVCQNKLGESCRKILIVDWDVHHGNGIQKAFYDDPNVLYISLHVYQDGKFYPGGDEGDWDHCGADAGIGKNVNIPWPSQGMGDGDYMYAFQQVVMPIAQEFNPDLVIVASGFDAAAGDELGGCFVTPSCYAHMTHMLMTLAHGKVAVCLEGGYNFRSISKSALAVTKTLMGDPPDRLHSTLPSDLATSTVRRVMMIQSRYWRCMYPKVPQEQGLWTDRLHDVIRAYQSKQLYDNFKLTSLYIYRTSISKSFENQVLASANYYQAVPLIVIFHDPPEIMGLPHPVTNKLEAHNCWLADCMKNYIGWAVGKGYAVIDVNIPKHVTIEPTTGKYEDEDENRPSATEELAGYLWDNYIEPNEATEIFFIGIGNAFYGVANLLINRDTLYKRVNGVISFVAENPVRAIASHTQVWLSRWYKDNSLVFVSHTHGVWNNVETRRKPSKRYGHLIQSPKAGLSEMLMHHKDEVFKWIEERADEAESEEEEEEEEETKSKSKSKSRSPTKEKPVDLPPGPG, from the exons ATGGCTATGGAGCAGGATGGTGACACTCTGATGGGAGAGGCAGGCCCCCATCTCCCCAGCGGTAGTGCTTCACATGGCCATCCTACCAGCAACCCCAGCATGCCAGCAATTCCAGGGAATCTCAACGGGGGAACTGACCCTTGGCTTGCCCCACCGCTTCTGGGGCAGTCTATGAATCTGCCTCTGCCTGCTCAATTGGGCGACCAGCATGCGGCTGCACCTGTTGCTCAAGCACAACCCACAGTGCCATCAAGTGCTCCGGAACAGTCAGCTGGACTTAGTGCTGCTGTCACTGAACCCGCCAAAAGAGCAGACAGCATCGTTGAGGAAACGTCAGACTGGTCCGAGGAGGATTTAGGGGCGCGTGTAGGGCTTCCTCTTGCGTCTCTACCGTCAGGGCTCTGCTATGATGTCCAGATGCGCTACCATTGTGAGGTGCGACCAACTGCAGATGTCCATCCTGAGGATCCACGGAGAATCTATTACATCTACAAGGAGCTATGCCGAGCAGGGCTCGTTGATGACCCCGAATCTTCAAGACCGCTTGTCGCACGACCTCTCAAACGTATTCATGCTCGCAATGCCACTGAGGCTGAAATCTCTCTCATTCACACCCCGGATCATTTTGCCTTTGTTGAAAGTACAAAAG ACATGTCCGATGATGAACTCATTGCTTTGGAGCATACGCGTGATTCGATCTATTTCAACAAGCTGACATTTGCTTCTTCCCTCTTATCAGTTGGAGGAGCGATTGAGACATGTCTAGCTGTAGCCACTCGCAAGGTTAAGAATGCCATAGCTGTTATTCGGCCGCCGGGGCACCATGCAGAACACGACAAGACTATGGGGTTTTGTCTGTTCAACAATGTTTCCATTGCGGCGCGTGTCTGTCAGAATAAACTCGGAGAAAGCTGCAGAAAAATTCTGATCGTCGATTG GGATGTTCATCATG GCAACGGTATTCAGAAAGCGTTTTACGATGACCCCAATGTTCTCTACATCTCCCTTCATGTTTATCAAGACGGAAAGTTTTATCCCGGAGGGGACGAGGGCGACTGGGACCACTGCGGGGCCGACGCTGGTATTGGAAA GAATGTCAACATCCCCTGGCCTAGCCAAGGTATGGGCGATGGCGACTACATGTATGCTTTCCAGCAGGTTGTGATGCCCATTGCGCAGGAGTTCAATCCTGACCTGGTCATCG TTGCGTCCGGCTTTGATGCCGCTGCTGGTGATGAGCTTGGAGGCTGCTTTGTGACGCCCTCTTGCTACGCTCATATGACACATATGCTTATGACTCTCGCTCATGGCAAAGTTGCTGTGTGTCTTGAG GGTGGTTACAATTTTAGATCAATTTCTAAGTCTGCCCTAGCGGTGACAAAAACACTCATGGGAGATCCACCTGACCGCCTACACTCGACACTTCCTTCAGATCTGGCAACTTCTACTGTGAGGCGTGTCATGATGATCCAGTCTCGCTATTGGCGCTGTATGTACCCGAAAGTGCCGCAGGAGCAGGGTCTTTGGACTGATAGGTTGCACG ATGTCATTCGTGCCTATCAATCGAAGCAGCTATACGACAATTTCAAACTCACCTCCCTATACATCTATCGGACCTCGATCTCGAAATCGTTCGAGAATCAAGTCCTGGCGAG TGCCAATTACTACCAAGCCGTGCCTCTTATTGTTATTTTCCATGATCC GCCTGAAATCATGGGCTTGCCTCATCCAGTCACCAACAAGCTCGAGGCCCATAACTGCTGGCTG GCTGATTGCATGAAGAACTATATCGGATGGGCCGTCGGGAAAGGCTACGCTGTCATTGATGTCAATATTCCCAAACACGTGACAATAGAGCCT ACCACTGGAAAGtatgaagacgaggatgagaatcGGCCTTCGGCTACCGAGGAATTGGCCGGATACCTGTGGGACAACTACATTGA ACCCAATGAGGCAACTGAGATATTTTTTATTGGCATCGGCAATGCCTTTTATGGCGTCGCGAATCTGTTAATCAACAGAG ACACTCTGTACAAACGGGTCAACGGTGTTATCTCATTTGTTGCTGAAAATCCCGTTCGAGCCATAGCCTCCCACACGCAGGTCTGGCTCTCACGGTGGTATAAAGAC AACTCACTTGTCTTTGTGTCCCACACGCATGGTGTCTGGAATAATGTGGAAACACGGCGTAAGCCGTCCAAACGCTACGGACACCTGATCCAATCGCCCAAGGCCGGACTCAGTGAGATGCTGATGCATCATAAAGACGAGGTTTTCAAGTGGATCGAGGAAAGAGCTGATGAGGCTGAaagtgaggaggaggaggaggaggaggaggagaccAAGAGCAAGAGTAAAAGCAAGAGCCGGTCACCGACCAAGGAGAAGCCagttgatcttcctcctgGGCCTGGATGA
- a CDS encoding putative proline racemase — translation MDIVQFLEETSSNQPIRCIDMHTTGEPTRIIYSGFPPLSGTLLEQRDQAKQHHDHIRKCLMLEPRGHNGMYGAIIRPETELVSSGAAHIGVLFIHNEGFSTMCGHATIALGRFLVDTHDYSVFPRRQDLVFEVDTQTVKLDIHAPCGVVRVTVPVTADGRKSDPSRPVTFLSTPAFATRIQMTVPVAPEIRWPELRDRDSIVLDISYGGAFYAIVQASELGFSGGLRDLDLDAMTRCIQKLKPCLMGLAEVQAAVQHPHDQRLAFLYSVMIVDDTLGFQPDDVQGAETGLCYFAENQIDRSPTGSCVIARMALAYAKGLRSLGQRWAYNSLVSNRFGTGAFSAEIVEEVTIDKVDGGCLNAVVVQVEGQAFYTGASVFAVEHEDRISSSGFTMEEVAVSRV, via the coding sequence ATGGATATAGTGCAATTTCTTGAGGAGACTAGCTCTAACCAGCCCATCCGCTGCATCGACATGCACACCACTGGAGAACCCACCCGCATCATCTACTCCGGCTTCCCACCACTCTCCGGGACTCTCCTCGAGCAACGAGACCAAGCCAAACAGCACCACGACCACATCCGCAAATGTCTGATGCTCGAACCTCGCGGTCACAACGGGATGTACGGCGCCATCATTCGCCCCGAGACCGAGCTGGTCTCATCCGGGGCCGCGCACATTGGGGTCCTCTTTATCCACAACGAAGGGTTCTCGACCATGTGCGGACACGCAACCATCGCACTGGGCcgcttcctcgtcgacaCGCACGACTACTCTGTATTCCCTCGCCGCCAGGACCTCGTCTTCGAGGTAGACACGCAGACCGTCAAATTAGACATCCACGCCCCCTGCGGTGTGGTGCGAGTGACGGTCCCTGTCACGGCTGATGGGCGGAAATCCGACCCCTCGCGACCGGTGACGTTTCTATCCACACCTGCGTTCGCAACACGAATTCAGATGACGGTTCCCGTTGCTCCGGAAATCCGCTGGCCCGAGCTGAGGGACAGAGACTCCATCGTGCTGGATATCAGCTACGGCGGCGCATTCTACGCCATTGTCCAGGCGAGCGAGCTCGGCTTCAGCGGTGGTTTGCGGGATCTGGACCTCGATGCAATGACGCGCTGCATTCAGAAACTCAAACCTTGTCTCATGGGCCTGGCGGAGGTTCAGGCTGCGGTGCAGCATCCGCACGACCAGCGCTTAGCATTCCTCTACTCGGTGATGATTGTGGACGACACACTTGGGTTTCAACCGGATGATGTGCAAGGCGCGGAGACGGGATTGTGCTACTTTGCAGAGAATCAGATTGATCGATCGCCTACGGGGTCGTGCGTGATAGCGCGGATGGCGCTCGCTTATGCAAAGGGATTAAGGTCTCTGGGCCAGCGCTGGGCGTATAACTCCTTGGTTTCCAATCGTTTCGGGACAGGAGCTTTCAGTGCTGAGATTGTGGAGGAAGTGACTATTGATAAAGTAGATGGTGGGTGCCTCAACGCAGTAGTTGTCCAGGTTGAAGGCCAAGCGTTCTATACTGGGGCATCAGTGTTTGCGGTGGAGCATGAGGATAGAATATCGTCAAGCGGGTTTACAATGGAGGAGGTTGCCGTTAGCCGGGTATGA
- a CDS encoding DUF3431 domain-containing protein: MLFFGTGVQSPRRRNKEKAIFVTVVIIYALYFLFFTKKSTDRESAVSVHHPVHDEGANRDARSGQASPSRDTRIEKDMVVASMKSDNTSWLFENFPDWHKSVYVVDDKNAELTVPQNKGRESMVYLTYIIDNYDHLPDVMLFIHSQRFQWHNDDPYYDGVPVLRRFQVSYLQKQGYVNLRCAWTLGCPAEIHPHTDTHRDDVHAGEYFKNGFMELFPGVDVPDEVGVSCCAQFGVTNWKVRERPKSDYVRFRKWLSETPLKDDLSGRIMEYSWHMIFGQGPVFCPTAEECYCKVFGLCDLTCPNERECAGRYVLPPYSTLPQGWPYIGWKGQQQDPSTGLPET, encoded by the exons ATGTTGTTCTTCGGCACCGGAGTCCAGAGCCCGCGCCGTCGCAATAAGGAAAAGGCAATTTTCGTCACGGTTGTCATCATCTACGCTCTATACTTTCTGTTCTTTACGAAAAAATCCACGGACCGAGAGTCGGCTGTTTCGGTCCATCATCCGGTCCACGATGAGGGGGCGAACAGGGACGCGCGTTCGGGGCAGGCATCTCCGTCGCGCGACACGAGGATCGAGAAAGATATGGTGGTCGCGAGCATGAAGAGTGATAATACCTCGTGGTTGTTCGAGAATTTCCCCGACTGGCATAAGAGCGTCTACGTGGTCGACGATAAGAATGCGGAGTTGACCGTGCCGCAGAACAAAGGGCGGGAGTCTATGGTATATTTGAC ATACATAATTGATAACTATGACCATCTACCGGACGTGATGCTTTTCATCCACTCGCAGCGCTTCCAATGGCACAACGACGATCCCTACTACGACGGAGTCCCCGTGCTCCGTCGTTTCCAAGTGTCTTATCTCCAAAAGCAAGGCTATGTCAATCTGCGCTGTGCATGGACTCTCGGATGTCCGGCGGAGATCCACCCGCACACGGATACCCACCGTGACGATGTGCATGCGGGGGAGTATTTCAAGAACGGCTTCATGGAGCTGTTCCCTGGGGTTGACGTACCAGACGAGGTTGGCGTATCGTGCTGCGCGCAGTTTGGAGTCACGAACTGGAAGGTCCGCGAAAGGCCCAAGAGTGACTATGTGCGGTTCAGGAAATGGTTGTCTGAGACGCCACTTAAGGATGATCTCAGTGGGCGGATTATGGAGTACTCGTGGCATA TGATCTTTGGCCAGGGACCCGTGTTCTGCCCCACGGCGGAAGAATGCTATTGCAAGGTGTTCGGTTTATGCGATCTGACATGTCCAAACGAAAGGGAATGCGCTGGGCGCTATGTGCTTCCGCCTTACTCAACTCTTCCACAGGGTTGGCCGTACATAGGTTGGAAGGGCCAGCAACAAGATCCCAGTACTGGACTTCCAGAGACCTAA
- a CDS encoding lipase family protein: MVHFKSVCTLAVTAFAALGAAAPAMLAKRDVSSSVLQKLSLFAQYSAASYCTNNINSTGNKLTCSSGECPLVEAANTKTLSEFYDDSAYGDVAGFLVADTTNKLLVVSFRGSRTIDTWLANLDFGLDSISDVCSGCAVHKGFWKSWEVVANALTTELNSALATYSGYTVVFTGHSFGAALATLGAATLRKAGIPVELYGYGSPRVGNKALATFITGQGSNYRVTHTNDIVPRLPPRVFGFSHISPEYWITSGDNAPVTTSDVTVVQGIDSSGGNAGEDSTSIEAHNWYIGHIDGCQ, from the exons ATGGTTCACTTTAAGTCTGTCTGTACGCTGGCTGTTACGGCGTTTGCTGCGCTGGGTGCTGCGGCGCCAGCAATGTTGGCAAAGCGAG ACGTGTCCTCGTCGGTGCTGCAAAAACTGTCACTGTTTGCGCAATACTCTGCTGCCTCCTATTGTACCAACAACATCAATTCCACGGGCAACAAGCTGACATGCTCCTCTGGAGAGTGCCCGCTGGTCGAGGCAGCCAACACCAAGACCCTTTCGGAATTCTACGA TGATTCCGCGTATGGAGACGTCGCAGGCTTCTTGGTTGCAGACACCACGAACAAGCTACTTGTGGTCTCTTTCAGAGGAAGCCGCACGATAGACACATGGTTGGCGAACCTGGACTTTGGCCTGGACAGTATCAGTGATGTTTGCAGCGGATGTGCGGTACATAAGGGATTCTGGAAGTCCTGGGAAGTCGTTGCCAATGCACTAACGACCGAGCTAAACTCTGCCCTTGCAACTTACAGTGGCTATACCGTTGTCTTTACTGGCCATAGCTTCGGCGCTGCTCTTGCAACGCTGGGGGCTGCTACGTTGCGGAAAGCAGGGATTCCCGTAGAGCTG TATGGTTACGGATCCCCGCGTGTTGGAAATAAGGCCTTGGCAACATTCATCACCGGACAGGGTTCCAATTACCGTGTCACACACACAAACGACATTGTCCCCAGACTCCCGCCCCGAGTCTTTGGCTTCAGCCACATTAGCCCAGAGTACTGGATCACGAGCGGTGACAACGCTCCTGTCACGACGTCTGATGTCACGGTTGTCCAGGGAATCGACTCAAGCGGTGGAAATGCGGGCGAGGATTCTACCAGCATTGAGGCCCATAATTGGTATATTGGCCATATTGATGGTTGTCAATAA
- the gpdA gene encoding glyceraldehyde 3-phosphate dehydrogenase GpdA: protein MATPKVGINGFGRIGRIIGLNSLSHGLVDVVAVNDPFIEVHYAAYMLKYDTTHGQFKGTIETYDQGLIVNGKKIRFYAEKDPSQIPWSETGAAYIVESTGVFTTKEKASAHLKGGAKKVIISAPSADAPMFVMGVNNTTYTSDIQVLSNASCTTNCLAPLAKVINDKFGIVEGLMTTVHSYTATQKVVDAPSNKDWRGGRTAAQNIIPSSTGAAKAVGKVIPSLNGKLTGMAMRVPTSNVSVVDLTCRLEKGASYDEIKQAIKAASEEGELKNILGYTEDDVVSSDLNGDERSSIFDAKAGISLNPNFVKLVAWYDNEWGYSRRVVDLIAYIAKVDSQ from the exons ATGGCCACTCCCAAG GTTGGTATCAACGGCTTCGGTCGTATTGGAAGAATC ATTGGATTGAACAGCCTCAGCCACGGCCTGGTCGACGTTGTTGCTGTCAACGACCCCTTCATCGAGGTCCACTATGCT GCCTACATGCTCAAATACGACACCACCCACGGCCAGTTCAAGGGTACCATTGAGACCTACGACCAGGGTCTGATTGTCAACGGCAAGAAGATTCGCTTCTATGCTGAGAAGGATCCCTCTCAGATCCCCTGGTCTGAGACCGGCGCTGCCTACATCGTCGAGTCTACTGGTGTTTTCACcaccaaggagaaggcctcCGCTCACTTGAAGGGTGGTGCCAAGAaggtcatcatctccgcTCCTTCTGCTGATGCCCCCATGTTCGTCATGGGTGTCAACAACACCACCTACACCTCCGACATCCAGGTCCTCTCCAACGCCTCTTGCACCACCAACTGCCTTGCACCCCTGGCCAAGGTCATCAACGACAAGTTCGGCATTGTTGAGGGTCTCATGACCACCGTCCACTCCTACACCGCCACCCAGAAGGTCGTCGATGCTCCCTCCAACAAGGACTGGAGAGGTGGTCGTACTGCTGCCCAGAACATCATTCCCAGCTCGACTGGTGCTGCTAAGGCCGTCGGCAAGGTCATTCCTTCTCTCAACGGCAAGCTCACCGGTATGGCCATGCGTGTTCCTACCTCCAACGTCTCCGTTGTCGACCTCACTTGCCGCCTCGAGAAGGGTGCTTCCTACGACGAGATCAAGCAGGCCATCAAGGCTGCCTCCGAGGAGGGCGAGCTCAAGA ACATCCTCGGCTACACTGAGGACGATGTTGTCTCCAGCGACCTGAACGGTGATGAACGctcctccatcttcgatGCCAAGGCTGGTATCTCCCTCAACCCCAACTTCGTCAAGCTCGTCGCCTGGTACGACAACGAGTGGGGTTACTCTCGCCGTGTTGTCGACCTTATCG CCTACATCGCCAAGGTCGATTCCCAGTAG
- a CDS encoding putative dephospho-CoA kinase — MLIIGLTGSIATGKSTVSALLASPPYSLPIIDADLLARQVVEPGTPAYKAIVNYFGPSTPDLLLPPSDGDATSSQPPLNRPALGRRVFGTSEERKRDRMILNKIVHPAVRWEIYKALIYYYVRGHWAVVLDVPLLFESGMDLICGTVVVVGVRDPAVQMARLRSRDPHLSAEDAENRVRSQGDVRGKVEKAEFRGTGSARGVIVWNDGDKADLEKEVSKAMEMIKASSPNWWAWVLLLAPPLGVGIAAWNLAVNFATQKSWQKKEREEKAKL; from the coding sequence ATGCTCATAATCGGCCTAACCGGCTCCATCGCCACCGGCAAATCCACCGTCTCAGCCCTCCTCGCCTCACCCCCCTACTCCCTCCCCATAATCGACGCAGACCTCCTCGCCCGTCAGGTCGTCGAACCAGGCACGCCCGCCTACAAAGCAATAGTCAACTACTTCGGACCCAGCACGCccgacctcctcctccctccatcAGACGGCGATGCGACAAGCTCACAACCACCGCTGAACCGCCCGGCGCTCGGGCGGCGCGTATTCGGAACCAGCGAGGAGCGCAAGCGCGACCGCATGATCCTCAACAAGATCGTGCACCCCGCTGTGCGGTGGGAGATTTACAAGGCGCTGATATACTACTATGTGCGCGGCCATTGGGCGGTGGTGCTTGACGTGCCGCTGTTGTTTGAGAGCGGGATGGATCTGATCTGTGGGacggtggtggttgtgggCGTGAGGGATCCGGCGGTGCAGATGGCGCGGCTGCGCTCGCGGGATCCGCATTTGTCGgccgaggatgcggagaataGGGTGAGGAGTCAGGGGGATGTGCGTGGGAAGGTTGAGAAAGCGGAGTTTCGGGGGACAGGGTCAGCGAGGGGGGTTATTGTGTGGAATGATGGGGATAAGGcggatttggagaaggaggtcaGTAaggcgatggagatgatTAAGGCGTCAAGCCCGAACTGGTGGGCGTGGGTTCTGTTGCTGGCCCCGCCGCTGGGAGTGGGCATCGCAGCTTGGAATCTGGCTGTGAATTTCGCGACGCAAAAGAGCTGgcagaagaaagagagggaagagaaggccAAGTTATGA
- a CDS encoding cleavage and polyadenylation specificity factor subunit 5 — MPGIRSNVFAGQLRSATTELQHATSDLHINPSNSKGLLASGPQKQIWTLLEYTLSKMSTTTATSMQSSHPPIIPKDFSAQQPKTIRLYPLSNYTFGTKETQPEEDPSVLARLKRLEEHYEKHGMRRTCEGVLVCHEHNHPHVLMLQIANAFFKLPGDYLHFDDDEVEGFKKRLNERLAPVGSQFSGEGVNEDWEIGDTLAQWWRPNFETFMYPFLPGHVTRPKECKKLYFIQLPKKKVLSVPKNMKLLAVPLFELYDNTARYGPQLSAIPHLLSRYNFEFVDENDNVVAATPGAPLPEHQIPRTKVLAGETNDGQDAGMTDYTEGGENGGENAQ, encoded by the exons ATGCCCGGAATCCGGTCGAACGTTTTCGCGGGGCAGCTCCGATCTGCGACAACTGAGCTTCAACATGCGACAAGCGACTTACATATAAACCCCTCCAATTCCAAGGGACTTCTTGCCTCTGGACCACAGAAACAAATTTGGACTCTGTTAGAATATACTTTATCCAAAATGTCAACAACTACAGCGACGTCGATGCAAAGCTCTCATCC ACCTATCATTCCCAAAGACTTCTCCGCACAGCAGCCCAAGACTATCCGTTTATACCCCCTTTCCAATTACACATTCGGTACCAAGGAGACACAACCAGAAGAGGATCCCTCAGTCCTCGCACGTTTAAAGCGTCTGGAGGAACATTACGAGAAACATGGCATGCGACGAACCTGCGAGGGTGTCCTTGTCTGCCATGAACACAATCATCCTCATGTTCTGATGCTGCAGATCGCCAATGCATTCTTCAAGTT ACCAGGTGACTATCTTCacttcgacgatgacgaggttgAAGGCTTCAAGAAGCGGCTGAACGAGCGTCTGGCGCCGGTGGGATCCCAATTCTCAGGCGAAGGCGTCAATGAAGACTGGGAGATTGGTGATACCCTTGCGCAGTGGTGGCGGCCGAATTTCGAGACGTTTATgtatccttttcttcccGGACACGTTACGCGGCCTAAGGAGTGCAAGAAATTGTACTTCATTCAGCTGCCTAAGAAGA AGGTCCTCTCAGTCCCTAAGAACATGAAGCTGCTCGCCGTGCCGTTATTCGAGCTGTACGACAATACAGCGCGTTACGGCCCGCAACTCTCTGCCATTCCTCATCTGCTATCCCGCTATAACTTTGAGTTTGTTGATGAGAACGACAATGTTGTCGCAGCCACGCCGGGGGCGCCCCTTCCTGAGCACCAGATCCCCCGGACCAAGGTTCTCGCAGGCGAAACCAACGACGGGCAGGACGCCGGTATGACGGACTACACTGAAGGCGGGGAGAATGGAGGGGAGAACGCGCAGTAA
- a CDS encoding putative BYS1 domain protein, whose amino-acid sequence MHFTTPLLGLAALIPLASAVGNAVVTNKCDAPVYLWSVGGSVGPKQTIQPGKSYSEALHHDPASGGIALKITRTDNGLYDGSPQLNCAYTLDGQTVWYDLSDVFGDPFSGSALVVKPATGTCPSICWPNGVSPGGSQVKNCDANGDIVLTLCAEGC is encoded by the coding sequence ATGCACTTCACCACTcccctcctcggcctcgcgGCCCTCATTCCCCTGGCCTCAGCCGTCGGCAATGCCGTCGTGACAAACAAGTGCGACGCTCCAGTCTACCTCTGGTCTGTCGGCGGCTCCGTCGGCCCTAAGCAGACCATCCAGCCGGGCAAGTCCTACTCGGAGGCCCTGCACCACGATCCCGCGTCCGGCGGCATCGCGCTCAAGATCACCCGTACCGACAACGGCCTCTACGACGGCAGCCCCCAGCTCAACTGCGCGTATACCCTCGACGGCCAGACCGTCTGGTACGACTTGAGCGACGTCTTTGGTGACCCGTTCTCCGGCAGCGCCCTTGTGGTGAAGCCAGCTACAGGCACCTGCCCGTCTATTTGCTGGCCGAACGGCGTCTCGCCTGGTGGTAGCCAGGTTAAGAATTGCGACGCGAATGGCGATATTGTGCTTACACTTTGTGCAGAGGGTTGTTAG
- a CDS encoding aldo/keto reductase family protein, giving the protein MANSHAQIIFGGALFGTLPEWSTPEKVEEFLQVLERNNVKIIDTAQIYGASEENLGQVKAAKRFIIDTKLGGGFAPGSATKDQAIKTGDESLAKLGTDSVNVYYIHSPDRQIPLEETLAGINELHKAGKFKHFGLSNFRPEEVQEVVRIAKEKGYVLPSVYQGNYNAVARRIEAELLPVLRENNIRFYAYSPIAGGFLTKTKEQLLAGGEGRWDPNSAIGQIYHRLYNKPAMLEVLDDWAEIAKAEGVTKAELAYRWIFFHSHIREDLGDAVIVGATKISQFEETIAAIQRGPLSADAVKRIDAVWEKIKDVATLDNFNA; this is encoded by the exons ATGGCCAATTCTCACGCCCAGATAATCTTTGGCGGCGCCTTATTCGGTACATTGCCCGAGTGGTCCACCccggagaaggtggaagagtTCCTTCAAGTCTTGGAACGGAATAACGTCAAGATCATCGACACGGCACAGATCTACGGCGCAAGCGAGGAAAATCTGGGACAAGTTAAAGCCGCGAAGCGCTTCATTATTGACACCAAGCTCGGTGGTGGCTTCGCCCCCGGAAGCGCTACCAAGGACCAGGCGATCAAAACCGGCGACGAGAGTCTGGCAAAGCTGGGCACGGATAGT GTGAACGTGTACTATATCCACTCGCCAGATCGCCAGATCCCGCTGGAGGAGACCCTCGCGGGTATCAACGAGCTCCACAAGGCAGGGAAATTCAAGCACTTCGGTCTGTCGAATTTCCGCCCGGAAGAGGTGCAGGAAGTTGTCCGCAttgccaaggagaagggctaTGTCCTGCCTTCCGTCTACCAGGGCAACTACAACGCTGTAGCCCGCCGCATCGAAGCGGAGTTACTGCCCGTTCTCCGGGAAAACAACATCCGCTTCTATGCGTACAGTCCCATTGCCGGTGGGTTCCTGACCAAGACGAAAGAGCAGCTCCTCGCTGGCGGCGAGGGACGATGGGATCCAAACAGTGCGATTGGTCAGATCTATCATAGGCTGTACAATAAGCCTGCAATGCTggaggtgctggatgatTGGGCTGAGATTGCGAAGGCGGAGGGAGTCACCAAGGCTGAGCTGGCCTATCGGtggatcttcttccattcgCATATTCGCGAGGATCTAGGGGATGCGGTCATAGTCGGAGCGACTAAGATCAGTCAGTTTGAGGAGACGATCGCGGCAATTCAGAGGGGTCCTCTGAGTGCGGATGCTGTGAAGCGGATCGATGCTGTctgggagaagatcaaggatgtGGCTACCTTGGACAACTTCAATGCGTGA